tctcataattaaattagcaaATGCAATTCTTTAATCCCTTTTGAATAATCTTTCTCTTGGTGTGATTTGACCAATTGTGCTGtcttattataaattgatttcGCCTCTAGTATTGCagtttatacaaaatttaaattatatgtaaatatatattcttttatatgtgatgtatattaaaaaaagtaatatgaaATAACAATACTAATTtacgataaaattaaatatttataagtcaCTACACTTATACGATTGCTCTTAGTTATGATAAGTGCAAAACgtaaattattagaaatattttgcaaGCAAAAATAGTGAAGAGTATGAATCATATATCATGAGTATAATATAGTTTGATGGTTAGTATGATTTAATTGTTACACCACCTGATATTTTAGGATTTATAGGAGATAGgaaaagaagaggaggaaaacttgaaaaaaggaaaagagggAAGAGATTATTCCAGGAATAACAGGATGAAGATAGTGGGCGATTTTGATCACTTTTCTTGGATCCTGCAACCAACATTTGCTCTCAATATTCATGAAAATTGCTACGGCCCTCCACTGTCTAAAACCAATGATGATGAAACAGCAGCTGCAGCTGCACCCTCCACCCCAGAAAAGCAAATCAAACCATCAATGTCTTCCCCACCTTAAATTTACTTCTCTTAACACAAACCATTTCTCAGTGATTTCCAGAACTAAACctcaaaatcatgaaaattNNNNNNNNNNNNNNNNNNNNNNNNNNNNNNNNNNNNNNNNNNNNNNNNNNNNNNNNNNNNNNNNNNNNNNNNNNNNNNNNNNNNNNNNNNNNNNNNNNNNNCGCTCTTCCCCCTTATAccattctcaattttcttgcTTCTTATTAGAGCATCACTAGTCCTCGCCGCCGCGACCGAGGCGGCAGCCGCCTCTACTCTTCTGTCAATAAAATCATCCCTTAAAGACCCTCTAAACACACTCCATGATTGGGACTCCACAACCGAGTTCTCCAGCTCCAATTCCCGGCCCGTCTGGTGTTCATGGTCCGGCATCCAATGCAACCTGACCGGCCAAGTTACAACCTTGGACCTGTCGGGGCGCAATCTTTCAGGCCGAATACCCACCGATATAAGACATTTGTCCCATTTACGTCATTTAAATCTGAGTATGAATTCTTTCGATGGCCTGTTAGAAGCTGCCATTTTTGAACTGCCAAACCTTAAAACCCTCGATATTAACCACAATTTCTTCAATTCAAGTTTTCCACCTGGAATATCAAGACTTGAGTCTCTCACGTTTTTCAATGCTTATAGCAACAGTTTCACGGGCCCTCTGCCAGAAGAGCTCATCTACCTAAGGAATCTTGAGTACCTCAACCTCGGTGGAAGCTACTTTGACGGCCCGATTCCAACTACCTACGGGAAAATTTTCAAGCTGAAAGCTCTATACTTGCATGGAAATTTACTGACGGGCCCGATTCCAGCTGAGTTAGGTTTCTTGAATCAGCTTGAGCATGTAGAATTGGGGTACAATGAGTACTCCGGAGGAATTCCATCGCAACTTTCCGGGCTATCGAATTTAGTCTATCTTGATATCTCATCATCGAATCTGTCAGAAAATCTTCCGGCCGAGTTAGGCAGACTAACGAAGCTCGAAACGTTGTTACTTTTCAAGAATCAGTTTTCAGGATCCATTCCAGCGAGCTGGGCTCATATGGGATCCTTGCAGATTCTTGATTTATCAGATAATAATCTGTCAGGAGAAATCCCGCGTGGATTTTCATCTCTCAAGGAGCTAAAAACATTATCATTGATGAACAATAAGCTGACAGGTGAAATTCCACAAGGAATTGGCGAGCTTCCAAATCTTGAATCCTTGTATCTCTGGAACAATTCTCTTTCAGGAACTTTACCCCAAACACTAGGCTCGAATTGTAAGTTGCAACGGCTCGATGTTTCTTCAAATTCACTGTCGGGTCCAATCCCACCAAATCTTTGCCTCAGCAACAAGCTGATGAAACTCATACTCTTCTCGAACAATTTTGTTGGTGAGATCCCTTCATCCTTGACGAATTGCAAGGCCCTGTCACGTTTAAGGATTCAGAATAACAACCTTAATGGCTCGATCCCACTTGGATTTGGCTCCTTGCCGAACCTAACTTTCATAGAATTAAGCAAGAACAGCTTATCCGGTCCAATCCCAGAAGATCTTGGCATTGCAATGAAACTTGAGTTCTTGAATATATCAGAAAACTCATTCAATTCCGAGCTTCCTGGGAACATATGGAAAGCCCCAAGATTACAGATTTTATTAGCAAGTTCTTCTAATATTGATGGCAAAATTCCTGATTTTGTGGGGTGCAGAAGTTTCTACAGAATTGAGCTGGATGGAAACAATCTCACTGGCAGAATTCCGCCGGACATCACCCACTGTCAGAAGCTGGTTAGCTTGAATTTGCGCAGGAATTCCCTAACAGGAACCATTCCATGGGAAATCTCGACACTTCCTTCGATCACAGATGTTGATTTGTCCCACAATTTTCTGACAGGAGCCATTCCGTCGAAGTTCAACAATTGCAGCACGCTGGAGAATTTCAATGTATCATACAATCAGCTCACAGGCCCTGTACCATCATCAGGCTTAGTTTTCTCAAGTCTTCATCCATCTTCCTTCATTGGGAATGACGGGCTCTGTGGCAAGATTCTCAAGAAACCTTGCCTTACAGAGGGACCAGCCACTGAAGCGGTGCAGATCCGACACCAGCCTAAGAAGACGGCCAGCGCCTTTATTTGGATCATGGTGGCAGCATTGGGTGTCGGGTTGCTCATTTTAGTCGTCGGCAGCCGTTATTTCCAGGCTAAATACAGTCGAAAACTCCTCCATGACAAAAATGTGGGGTCCTGGAAACTGACAGCATTTCATAGGCTGAATTTCACAGCAAACGATGTGTTAGAATGTCTCCACATGACTGATAAGATCATCGGGATGGGCTCCATGGGGACCGTGTACAAGGCGGAAATGCCAGGTGGTGAGATCATAGCGGTTAAAAAACTATGGGGTAAACAGCAAGACacaacaagaaaaaggagaggAGTATTGGCAGAAGTCGATGTCTTAGGTAACGTTAGACACCGTAACATCATGAGATTGTTGGGCTGTGTTAGCAACAACAAATGTACGATGTTGCTGTACGAATACATGCCTAATGGAAGCTTGGATGATTTATTACATGGGAAAAATAAGGATGAGAATTTGGTAGCAGATTGGATGACTAGGTACAAGATTGCACTAGGGGTGGCTCAAGGTGTATGCTATCTTCATCATGATTGCAACCCAGTGGTTGTGCACCGTGATTTAAAGCCGAGTAATATACTTCTGGACGGGGAGATGGAGGCTCGGGTGGCAGATTTTGGGGTGGCTAAGTTGATTCAGGCTGATGAGTCTATGTCCGTGATTGCTGGATCCTATGGCTACATTGCCCCAGGTATGCATAACATTTCTTTGTGATTCAGGCTGATGAGTCTATGTCCGTGATTGCTGGATCTTATGGTTACATTGCTCCAGGTATGCATAacatttctttg
This Sesamum indicum cultivar Zhongzhi No. 13 unplaced genomic scaffold, S_indicum_v1.0 scaffold00128, whole genome shotgun sequence DNA region includes the following protein-coding sequences:
- the LOC105179271 gene encoding leucine-rich repeat receptor-like protein kinase TDR, which produces LFPLIPFSIFLLLIRASLVLAAATEAAAASTLLSIKSSLKDPLNTLHDWDSTTEFSSSNSRPVWCSWSGIQCNLTGQVTTLDLSGRNLSGRIPTDIRHLSHLRHLNLSMNSFDGLLEAAIFELPNLKTLDINHNFFNSSFPPGISRLESLTFFNAYSNSFTGPLPEELIYLRNLEYLNLGGSYFDGPIPTTYGKIFKLKALYLHGNLLTGPIPAELGFLNQLEHVELGYNEYSGGIPSQLSGLSNLVYLDISSSNLSENLPAELGRLTKLETLLLFKNQFSGSIPASWAHMGSLQILDLSDNNLSGEIPRGFSSLKELKTLSLMNNKLTGEIPQGIGELPNLESLYLWNNSLSGTLPQTLGSNCKLQRLDVSSNSLSGPIPPNLCLSNKLMKLILFSNNFVGEIPSSLTNCKALSRLRIQNNNLNGSIPLGFGSLPNLTFIELSKNSLSGPIPEDLGIAMKLEFLNISENSFNSELPGNIWKAPRLQILLASSSNIDGKIPDFVGCRSFYRIELDGNNLTGRIPPDITHCQKLVSLNLRRNSLTGTIPWEISTLPSITDVDLSHNFLTGAIPSKFNNCSTLENFNVSYNQLTGPVPSSGLVFSSLHPSSFIGNDGLCGKILKKPCLTEGPATEAVQIRHQPKKTASAFIWIMVAALGVGLLILVVGSRYFQAKYSRKLLHDKNVGSWKLTAFHRLNFTANDVLECLHMTDKIIGMGSMGTVYKAEMPGGEIIAVKKLWGKQQDTTRKRRGVLAEVDVLGNVRHRNIMRLLGCVSNNKCTMLLYEYMPNGSLDDLLHGKNKDENLVADWMTRYKIALGVAQGVCYLHHDCNPVVVHRDLKPSNILLDGEMEARVADFGVAKLIQADESMSVIAGSYGYIAPEYAYTLQVDEKSDIYSYGVVLMEILTGKRSIDTEFGDGNCIVDWVKSKVGMKNGLVDVLDKNAGASCASVREEMLLLLRVALLCTSRNPADRPSMRDVVSMLQEAKPKQKQKLVRRDEVVVDFPEP